From the Ralstonia wenshanensis genome, the window ACCTACTTCGACGGCCGTACCTCGCGTGCGCAACCGGTGCGCCTTGCCGTCGAGGCGGGCGAGGCGGTGTTGTTCGACCCCGAAGGCACGCCACTGCGCCGTGCACCGCTGTCTACGCTGCGGGTGTCGGAACGCGTCAAGCATGCACCGCGCCTGATTACGTTCGAAGACGGCGCGTTTTGCGAGATCACCGACCCCGCGGAGCAGACGTCGTTGAACGCGCTGCTGCATCGCACCGGCTATCGGGAGGGGTGGGTCGTGCTGGCGCAGAACAGCTGGAAGCTGGCGCTGGGCGCGCTGCTGGCCATGGTGGTGGTGCTGGCACTGGGGTATCGCTACGGCTTGCCATGGGGTGCCAAGGTGGTGGCCAACATGGTGCCGCAGCGCGCCGAAGCACAGCTCGGGCGCAGCACGCTCAAAGCCATGGATGAACGCTGGCTCCGGCCAAGCAAGTTGCCCGTCGCGCAGCAGGACCGCATCCGCGCACGCTTTGCGGCGCTGCAGAGGCCCCCGCAGGCCACGCACACGTATCACATCGTCTTTCGGGATGCCGACATCGGCGCCAATGCCTTTGCGCTGCCGGGCGGGGACATTGTCGTGACCGATGCGCTGGTGAAGCTGGTGGGTGAGGGCGATGGTCTGACGGGTGTGCTGGCGCACGAGGCTGGTCACGTGGAATATCGCCATGGGCTGCGACAGGTGATTCAGTCGTCGGCCATTGGCGCAACGGCGGCGCTGTTGTTTGGCGATGTCTCGACGATCCTGTCGGGTGTGCCGGCGGCGCTGCTCACGCTGCGCTATTCGCGTGACTACGAGCGCGACGCCGACCGCTATGCCGCGCTGCTGCTGCAGGAGAACGGCTTGTCTGTCGGCGCGTTTGCCGAC encodes:
- a CDS encoding M48 family metallopeptidase: MILATYFDGRTSRAQPVRLAVEAGEAVLFDPEGTPLRRAPLSTLRVSERVKHAPRLITFEDGAFCEITDPAEQTSLNALLHRTGYREGWVVLAQNSWKLALGALLAMVVVLALGYRYGLPWGAKVVANMVPQRAEAQLGRSTLKAMDERWLRPSKLPVAQQDRIRARFAALQRPPQATHTYHIVFRDADIGANAFALPGGDIVVTDALVKLVGEGDGLTGVLAHEAGHVEYRHGLRQVIQSSAIGATAALLFGDVSTILSGVPAALLTLRYSRDYERDADRYAALLLQENGLSVGAFADVLQALEDTHGGTRKADAAKKGDAASDDDASAFFSSHPLTRERIDTLRRFDRTHGGSDSGDAD